A single window of Nitrospirae bacterium YQR-1 DNA harbors:
- a CDS encoding response regulator — MKVLIAEDDFTSRQFLQKLLGTYGRCDVVINGREAIDAHAIALEMNEPYDLICLDIMMPEVDGMEALKAIRIKERALNISLQQEVKIIMTTALDSPRDFIEAHYSGGCTDYLVKPIDTKKLLKLLGNYGFITK, encoded by the coding sequence ATGAAAGTACTGATAGCAGAGGATGATTTTACGAGCAGGCAGTTTCTTCAGAAGCTGCTTGGCACATATGGGCGGTGTGATGTGGTGATAAACGGCAGGGAGGCTATAGATGCCCATGCAATTGCCTTAGAGATGAATGAACCGTATGACCTCATTTGTCTTGATATAATGATGCCCGAGGTTGACGGAATGGAAGCCCTTAAGGCAATACGAATTAAGGAGAGAGCCTTAAATATTAGTTTGCAGCAAGAGGTGAAGATAATTATGACAACAGCCTTAGACTCGCCGCGGGACTTTATTGAGGCGCATTACAGCGGCGGTTGTACGGATTATCTTGTTAAACCGATTGATACTAAGAAACTTCTGAAACTTCTTGGTAATTACGGTTTTATTACTAAGTAA
- a CDS encoding NYN domain-containing protein, translated as MATASVIIDGYNLTGTIAQNLEKIRERLIDDLCAYNRLKRHDLMVVFDGYKSNLHQSWGSRDGIEVVYSGHGEDADTLIKRIIKTTQKHYIVVSTDKDLAAFVWANNCVPVRAEVFIRKMKQALHSGKAVSSGDDIYDSITFNDEYDKRALKSKKGNSVTLSKKEKIIRSAVDKL; from the coding sequence ATGGCAACAGCATCTGTAATAATAGACGGATATAATCTAACCGGTACGATTGCCCAAAATCTTGAGAAAATAAGAGAGCGGCTCATTGATGATCTTTGTGCGTATAACAGATTAAAACGCCATGATTTAATGGTTGTCTTTGATGGTTACAAAAGTAATTTACATCAGTCATGGGGAAGCCGTGATGGTATAGAGGTTGTTTATTCAGGGCACGGTGAGGACGCCGACACTCTGATAAAGCGTATAATTAAAACCACCCAAAAACACTACATTGTGGTTAGCACAGACAAAGACCTTGCGGCATTTGTGTGGGCTAACAATTGTGTACCGGTACGAGCTGAGGTATTTATCCGAAAAATGAAGCAGGCACTGCACAGTGGGAAGGCGGTGAGCTCAGGCGATGATATTTATGATAGCATAACCTTTAACGATGAGTATGACAAGAGAGCATTAAAGAGTAAGAAGGGTAACTCTGTAACATTGTCAAAAAAGGAAAAAATCATAAGAAGTGCTGTGGATAAGCTGTAG
- a CDS encoding DUF167 domain-containing protein yields the protein MDIKYVKTKQGVSFNVRVTPRVSVSGVCGVIEGSLKVKLTSAPVEGKANKELLEVLYDYFSKTLPDIKKRDIKILKGKTSKTKVVEISGVFEL from the coding sequence ATGGATATTAAGTATGTTAAAACTAAGCAGGGAGTATCGTTCAATGTAAGGGTTACGCCGAGGGTCTCAGTGAGTGGGGTCTGTGGTGTTATCGAGGGTAGTTTGAAGGTTAAACTAACATCTGCCCCTGTTGAGGGTAAGGCAAATAAAGAGCTTTTGGAGGTTCTGTATGATTATTTTTCTAAAACACTGCCTGATATAAAAAAGAGAGACATAAAGATACTTAAAGGGAAGACGTCCAAAACCAAGGTAGTTGAGATATCCGGTGTTTTTGAGCTTTGA
- a CDS encoding DNA-3-methyladenine glycosylase I: MKEVCSWVDSDNSLCLSYHNEQWGVPVHDDTTLFEMITLEGAQAGLSWITILKRRDSYKAAFDCFAPSIVAGYKEDKIKTLLNDPGIIRNRMKILSTINNAAAFLKVQEEFGSFSSYLWEFVNDKPIVNYYKTFDEIPAKTELSDTISRNMKKRGFTFFGTTICYAFMQATGIVNDHQTSCFRHKEIVESYTK; encoded by the coding sequence ATGAAAGAGGTATGCAGTTGGGTTGATAGTGACAACAGCCTCTGCCTTAGCTACCACAACGAGCAGTGGGGCGTGCCGGTCCATGATGACACCACTTTGTTTGAGATGATTACTCTTGAGGGCGCACAGGCAGGGTTAAGCTGGATTACCATTCTAAAGAGACGTGACTCTTATAAAGCCGCTTTTGACTGCTTTGCCCCCTCCATAGTTGCCGGTTATAAAGAGGATAAAATAAAAACTCTGCTTAATGACCCCGGCATTATAAGAAACCGGATGAAAATCCTTTCAACTATAAATAACGCTGCCGCATTTTTAAAGGTTCAGGAAGAATTCGGCAGCTTCAGCTCATACCTTTGGGAATTTGTTAACGATAAACCCATTGTCAACTATTACAAGACATTCGATGAAATACCTGCAAAGACTGAGCTCTCAGACACTATAAGCCGTAATATGAAAAAACGCGGATTCACCTTCTTTGGAACAACCATCTGCTACGCTTTCATGCAGGCAACAGGGATTGTCAACGACCACCAAACCAGCTGTTTCAGACACAAAGAAATAGTCGAAAGTTATACCAAGTAG
- a CDS encoding glycosyltransferase family 2 protein: MNSQVELTILMPCLNEAETVGTCVEKAMGFIKRTGIDAEVLVADNGSTDGSKEIAGSLGAQVVEIKDRGYGSALMGGIAHARGKYVIMGDCDDSYDFTNLEPFIEKLREGYELVMGNRFKGGIKKGAMPPLHRYFGNPFLSGLGRLFFHSPIEDFQCGLRGFKKESIEKLNLQTPGMEFASEMVVKATLFKLKLAEVPTTLSPDGRSRAPHLRSFRDGWRYLRFLLIFSPRWLFLYPGIFMVLFGTVISILLMKGPLPFLGAYLDIHTMLYASASIVIGVQSVVFSVFSKVFAINAKLIPDNDRFIRAVKSFSLEKGIMLGTLLTASGLAATLYAVSLWEKTSFGRLDSALMMRITIPAVTTLTVGILIILSSFYLSILGLKSDTDK, translated from the coding sequence ATGAACTCTCAGGTCGAACTTACGATACTTATGCCGTGCCTCAATGAGGCTGAAACCGTTGGAACGTGCGTGGAAAAGGCTATGGGATTTATAAAAAGAACCGGCATTGACGCTGAAGTGCTGGTGGCCGATAACGGCAGCACAGACGGTTCAAAGGAAATAGCCGGAAGTTTGGGAGCACAGGTGGTTGAGATAAAAGACCGTGGCTATGGAAGCGCACTTATGGGTGGGATTGCACATGCCAGGGGAAAGTATGTAATAATGGGTGATTGTGATGATAGCTACGATTTTACAAATCTTGAACCGTTTATTGAAAAACTTCGTGAGGGTTATGAGCTGGTAATGGGTAACAGGTTCAAGGGCGGCATAAAAAAAGGTGCCATGCCTCCGCTTCACAGGTACTTTGGAAATCCTTTTCTTAGTGGTCTGGGGCGGTTGTTCTTCCACAGTCCTATTGAGGATTTTCAATGTGGTCTCCGTGGTTTCAAAAAGGAGTCAATCGAAAAATTAAACCTCCAGACACCCGGGATGGAGTTTGCCAGTGAAATGGTTGTAAAAGCAACACTGTTTAAACTTAAATTGGCGGAGGTGCCCACAACTCTATCTCCCGACGGAAGGTCAAGAGCGCCGCACCTGAGGAGTTTTCGTGACGGTTGGCGATATCTCAGGTTCTTGCTTATTTTCAGCCCAAGGTGGCTTTTTCTTTATCCCGGGATTTTTATGGTTTTATTTGGCACAGTCATAAGTATATTGCTTATGAAGGGACCACTGCCTTTTTTGGGCGCCTACCTTGATATTCATACCATGCTTTATGCTTCCGCTTCCATAGTAATAGGTGTACAGTCAGTTGTCTTTTCTGTCTTTTCCAAAGTGTTTGCTATAAATGCAAAGCTCATTCCTGACAACGACCGGTTTATACGGGCTGTTAAGTCCTTCTCTCTTGAAAAAGGTATAATGTTGGGAACACTGCTTACAGCCTCAGGGCTTGCTGCTACTTTATATGCGGTCTCACTGTGGGAAAAGACGTCTTTTGGGAGATTAGACTCCGCCCTGATGATGCGTATCACCATACCTGCCGTCACCACTCTGACAGTAGGAATTCTTATTATACTTTCAAGTTTTTATCTAAGCATTCTTGGATTAAAATCCGATACAGATAAGTAA